The Pseudomonas orientalis genome contains a region encoding:
- a CDS encoding DotU family type VI secretion system protein, with product MHPNDDDRTQFMPRPGGRAPEPARAEPAPLSMPAAPMLTGKSQGLNPLESAAGPLLALLTRLRNTIAHPAPASLRAQLLAYLRQFEERAEAAGVARNEVLLARYALCTALDEAVLSTPWGSTSDWGKQSLLITVHNEAWGGEKVFQLLDHCLQSPRERLYLLELLYLCMCLGFEGRYRVINDGRSQLEALRERTAAAIRSARGEHERELSPHWRGVTVARDRLTQFMPPWIAVAIGLALLLALLFGLRMKLASDAEPVFKNIHALGEIPVQAIDRPVVQPKVIERPRLAGFLAEDIKAGRVAVEDKVDRSVVTIRGDELFASASSSIVDDYQPLMLRIADAIRKVKGQVRVTGHSDNRPIATLRFPSNWALSEARARSVLEILAAKTGQGDRFSAEGRSDTEPLATNSTAEGRARNRRVEITVLAEGVE from the coding sequence ATGCATCCCAATGATGATGACCGCACTCAGTTCATGCCGCGCCCGGGCGGCCGAGCACCCGAACCTGCGCGCGCGGAACCTGCACCGTTGTCGATGCCGGCCGCGCCGATGCTCACCGGCAAAAGCCAGGGCCTCAACCCGCTGGAAAGTGCCGCCGGCCCCTTGCTGGCCTTGCTGACGCGGTTGCGCAACACCATCGCGCACCCGGCGCCGGCCAGTTTGCGCGCGCAATTGCTGGCCTATCTGCGCCAGTTCGAAGAGCGCGCCGAAGCCGCCGGCGTGGCGCGCAACGAGGTGCTGCTGGCCCGATACGCGCTGTGCACCGCCCTGGACGAAGCCGTGCTGAGTACGCCCTGGGGCAGTACCAGCGATTGGGGCAAACAGAGCTTGCTGATCACCGTGCACAACGAAGCCTGGGGCGGTGAAAAAGTCTTTCAGCTGCTCGACCATTGCCTGCAAAGCCCACGGGAGCGCCTGTACCTGCTGGAGCTGCTGTACTTGTGCATGTGCCTGGGGTTTGAGGGCCGCTACCGCGTGATAAACGACGGGCGCAGTCAATTGGAAGCCTTGCGCGAGCGCACTGCCGCCGCGATTCGCAGTGCCCGTGGCGAACACGAGCGTGAGCTGTCGCCGCACTGGCGCGGCGTGACCGTGGCGCGGGATCGCCTGACGCAATTCATGCCGCCGTGGATCGCCGTGGCGATTGGCCTGGCGCTGTTGCTGGCGCTGCTGTTTGGCCTGCGCATGAAGCTGGCCTCGGATGCGGAGCCGGTGTTCAAGAATATCCATGCCCTGGGCGAGATCCCGGTGCAGGCCATCGACCGTCCGGTGGTGCAACCGAAAGTGATCGAGCGGCCGCGCCTGGCCGGCTTTCTGGCTGAAGACATCAAGGCCGGCCGCGTGGCCGTGGAAGACAAGGTCGACCGCTCTGTGGTGACGATTCGCGGTGATGAACTGTTTGCGTCTGCCAGTTCCAGCATTGTCGACGACTACCAGCCGCTGATGCTGCGCATCGCCGACGCCATCCGCAAGGTCAAGGGCCAGGTGCGCGTCACCGGTCACAGCGACAACCGTCCGATTGCGACGTTGCGCTTCCCGTCGAACTGGGCGCTGTCCGAAGCGCGGGCCAGGTCGGTGCTGGAGATTCTGGCGGCCAAGACCGGCCAAGGTGACCGCTTCAGCGCCGAAGGCCGCAGCGACACCGAGCCGTTGGCGACCAACAGTACTGCCGAAGG
- the tssK gene encoding type VI secretion system baseplate subunit TssK: MSWNNRVVWSEGMFIGTQHFQQHDRYLENLIDARSRPLSAGAWGFSELLIDQGLLAQGKLAIVSARGLLPDGTPFNIPQDDLAPSPLNIDDSLRDGLVYLALPLKRAGARDTVDEGEALEAARYVSQVREVRDDNAPFENRAPVAVGSRALRLLTAQDGISDYAAIGLVRIKEKRADRALVLDDTYIPPVLDVAASKPLTAFRSELLGLLHQRGEALAGRVVASGAGGASEIADFMLLQLVNRAQPLIQHVSQLSPLHPERFFSELVSLAGEFSTFSTSGRRPQEYPQYQHDDLALSFTPVMAALREALSMLIDSKATPIPIVEKAYGIHVAMLADKTLLDSASFILVVRADVPGETLRARFGQQSKVGAVEHIRDMVNLQLPGIGLLPLPVAPRQLPYHAGSTYYELDRGSEHWQQLSNSGGFAFHIAGQFPGLNLAFWAIRG; the protein is encoded by the coding sequence AATCGCGTGGTCTGGTCGGAAGGCATGTTCATCGGAACGCAGCACTTCCAGCAGCATGACCGTTACCTGGAAAACCTGATCGACGCCCGCAGCCGCCCTTTGTCCGCGGGTGCCTGGGGTTTTTCCGAGTTGCTGATCGACCAGGGCCTGCTCGCCCAGGGCAAGCTGGCAATCGTGTCGGCCCGTGGCCTGCTGCCTGACGGTACGCCGTTCAATATCCCCCAGGACGATCTGGCGCCGAGTCCGCTGAACATCGACGACAGCCTGCGCGACGGCCTGGTGTACCTGGCCCTGCCGCTCAAGCGTGCCGGTGCGCGTGACACGGTGGATGAAGGCGAGGCGTTGGAAGCCGCGCGTTATGTGAGCCAGGTGCGCGAAGTGCGCGACGATAACGCGCCCTTCGAAAACCGCGCGCCGGTGGCCGTGGGTTCCCGCGCCCTGCGCCTGCTGACCGCCCAGGACGGCATCAGCGACTACGCCGCCATTGGGCTGGTGCGCATCAAGGAAAAGCGCGCCGACCGCGCACTGGTGCTCGACGACACGTACATTCCGCCCGTGCTGGATGTAGCTGCGAGCAAACCGCTGACGGCCTTTCGCAGCGAACTGCTCGGCCTGCTGCACCAGCGTGGCGAAGCCCTGGCTGGCCGCGTGGTTGCGTCGGGTGCCGGTGGCGCTTCGGAGATTGCCGACTTCATGCTGCTGCAATTGGTCAACCGCGCCCAGCCGCTGATCCAGCATGTGAGCCAGTTGAGTCCGTTGCACCCGGAGCGTTTCTTCAGTGAGCTGGTGAGCCTGGCCGGTGAGTTTTCGACATTCTCCACCTCTGGCCGCCGCCCTCAGGAATACCCGCAGTACCAGCACGACGACCTGGCCCTGAGCTTCACCCCGGTCATGGCCGCCCTGCGTGAGGCGCTGTCGATGCTGATCGACAGCAAGGCCACGCCGATTCCGATTGTGGAGAAAGCCTACGGTATCCATGTGGCGATGCTGGCCGACAAGACCCTGCTCGACAGCGCCAGTTTCATCCTCGTGGTACGCGCCGACGTGCCCGGCGAAACCCTGCGCGCGCGCTTCGGCCAGCAGAGCAAAGTCGGCGCGGTGGAGCACATCCGCGACATGGTCAACCTGCAATTGCCGGGCATCGGCCTGCTGCCATTGCCGGTGGCGCCACGCCAATTGCCCTATCACGCGGGCAGCACCTATTACGAGCTGGACCGCGGCAGCGAGCACTGGCAGCAGTTGAGCAATTCCGGCGGTTTCGCCTTCCACATCGCCGGGCAGTTCCCGGGCTTGAACCTGGCCTTCTGGGCGATCCGAGGATAA